A genomic window from Triticum urartu cultivar G1812 chromosome 7, Tu2.1, whole genome shotgun sequence includes:
- the LOC125523555 gene encoding AAA-ATPase At3g50940-like: MEMVLDWRSVGSLIATVMVFRTAMRDFIPPEAELWLRRLLARLAAAFRAPTATILIDEADGASSGATNDLYDAAQLYLGSRCLAAAPAVRLYKPRQSERAVASLPDSHTADDTFQGVRVKWTSTARPVERGAGHNPYNVFGSRGGGAGGDHRSLELQFPRQHRDFVHDTYIPHIIDEATRMRLKSRERRLYTNRAAAPGDDHHRLWTSHTFSHPSTFDTLAVDPALREEIRADLLRFAARREHYARVGRAWKRGYLLHGPPGTGKTSLVAAIANLLEFDVYDLELTTVPTNSHLRRLLVSTTPKSVVVVEDIDCSLDLSDRKKNSGGADEDNTQLAMLSPAAAAAMAAIGRESISLSGVLNFVDGLWSSCVGERLMIFTTNHPERLDPALLRPGRMDRKIELGYCTPAALRVLAKNYIGVGEDPEDEPDAVVDGLMAEAEGLLAADVRITPADIGEVFMGCDGAGASAALKRLVGELRGRRDAPAADTVQSGAMTEEKME, from the coding sequence ATGGAGATGGTCCTGGACTGGCGCTCGGTGGGCTCGCTGATCGCGACGGTCATGGTGTTCCGGACGGCCATGCGGGACTTCATCCCGCCGGAGGCCGAGCTGTGGCTGCGCCGCCTGCTGGCGCGCCTCGCCGCCGCGTTCCGGGCGCCCACGGCCACCATCCTCATCGACGAGGCCGACGGCGCCAGCTCCGGCGCCACCAACGACCTCTACGACGCCGCGCAGCTCTACCTCGGCTCGCgctgcctcgccgccgcccccgccgtgcGCCTCTACAAGCCGCGCCAGTCGGAGCGCGCCGTCGCCTCGCTCCCGGACTCGCACACCGCGGACGACACCTTCCAGGGCGTCCGCGTCAAGTGGACCTCCACGGCGCGCCCCGTCGAGCGCGGCGCCGGGCACAACCCCTACAACGTGTTCGGCtcccgcggcggcggcgccggcggcgacCACCGCAGCCTCGAGCTCCAGTTCCCGCGCCAGCACCGCGACTTCGTGCACGACACCTACATCCCCCACATCATCGACGAGGCCACAAGGATGCGGCTCAAGTCGCGGGAGCGCAGGCTCTACACCAACCGCGCCGCCGCGCCCGGCGACGACCACCACCGCCTCTGGACCTCCCACACCTTCTCCCACCCCTCCACCTTCGACACGCTCGCCGTCGACCCGGCGCTCCGTGAGGAGATCCGCGCCGACCTGCTCCGCTTCGCCGCCCGCCGGGAGCACTACGCGCGCGTCGGCCGCGCCTGGAAGCGCGGGTACCTGCTCCACGGCCCGCCCGGCACCGGCAAGACCAGCCTCGTGGCCGCCATCGCCAACCTCCTCGAGTTCGACGTGTACGACCTGGAGCTCACCACGGTGCCCACCAACTCCCACCTCCGCCGCCTGCTCGTCTCCACCACGCCCAAGTCCGTCGTCGTCGTGGAGGACATCGACTGCTCCCTCGACCTCTCCGACCGCAAGAAGAACTCCGGCGGCGCCGACGAGGACAACACGCAGCTGGCCATGCTCTCCCCGGCCGCGGCCGCGGCCATGGCGGCGATCGGGCGCGAGTCCATCAGCCTCTCCGGCGTCCTCAACTTCGTGGACGGGCTCTGGTCGTCCTGCGTGGGCGAGCGCCTGATGATCTTCACCACCAACCACCCGGAGCGGCTGGACCCGGCGCTGCTCCGCCCGGGCCGCATGGACCGCAAGATCGAGCTCGGCTACTGCACGCCCGCGGCGCTCCGCGTGCTCGCCAAGAACTACATCGGCGTCGGCGAGGACCCCGAGGACGAGCCCGACGCGGTGGTGGACGGCCTCATGGCCGAGGCCGAGGGCCTTCTGGCCGCCGACGTGCGTATCACGCCGGCCGACATCGGCGAGGTGTTCATGGGCTGCGACGGCGcaggcgcctccgccgccctcAAGAGGCTCGTCGGCGAGCTGCGCGGCAGGAGAGACGCGCCGGCCGCCGATACGGTGCAGTCCGGTGCAATGACAGAGGAGAAGATGGAGTGA